ATCATGAAGGACCTTAAATACAAAGCTAACTCATTTGGTGCCATCACgttaaaaaagggtggggggcagTAGCCCAGtctttgaggacagaactcaaCCTACTTTTGGTATAAGTACAATTATACTTGTCAGATGATGAAACTTGGCTTTGGGTTTGAGAAAAAGTTCATTATGACAGTAGGGAATCCCTGAATGTTTTTGAGGATGATGTAATGTGGGGTTCTGAGATTAGCCTAGAGTATGTTGGGCTGGAGAGAATGGATAACAGAAGTAGAAAATGATACCCAAAAGTCCTGATGGAGGGCATAGGGTAGCAGCAGTGGGAAATAAAGAATTTGGATAGATGTGGGATGTTTGGAATGGCTGGTTGGATGTGGTGGAGAGAAGTTGAAGGTGATGCCCAATACTTAGCTGGTGACATGGGAACATGGGGAGTGGGATGAGGGGTGGATGGATGAAGTCCTGGGTCAGAAATTCAGTGGGGACATATGTCCTTAAGTAGTTCAGTCCAAAATGGACCCCTAAAAACCAGAAGCACTGTCCTTCTCAACTGCCACAGATTCTGGTTTAGAATCCATGGTCCACTCCCATGGGGTTCAGCCCAAGGAACCGGAAAGCAAAAAGCCCAAGACTAAGGGGTTCTAACCCTATTCTGGCCCCAGGCTAATCAtgtaaccttgagcaagtcactttccctctttgggtttgtttttcccttctgcAAAATGCCAGGGTTGGCCTTGGACTAGACTGTGGTTTTAAATCTTGCCTCCGAAGAACAACAGTGTTCCATATCTGGGCCAACATGTTCTCCCTCCTGAATCAAGTAGTAGCAGATGAAACACTCCAATTTTAGGGTTTTCTCCTAATGATTTCTTAAGCCATCAGCAACCATCACTGCTTGTTTTCCAGCAAGGGCTCAAGATCACACAATGAATGAACAAGTGGGAAATGCAATGAAAATAGGTGAAATcagataaaatcagaaaattgGCGACCATATTTGGTTTGACAGTCTTCTTGTTTCTAGAGGCTTCATGATTATGGTTTTTATATGACTCACACAGTCACTCTGGTTTTTAAAACTAAGTTCCAGTGGCATTTCAGGGGGGCTTTTAGAGGGTTCTGGGACTCCCCAGTGCCTGTAACCCAAAGAAACTGGAGAAACCTCAGACGTGATGCCCTAAGGAACTTTCCAGTGCCGATCTTTCACTCTCTCAATCTTTGATCTTTGATGAATAACTCTGCATGCAGAACACTGGAACATTAATGAATGTTCCCATTCATTAATTCCTACGATCCCCATATAATCCTCCCAACAGCCTCATGAGATAAGTActgttattatattctttttctggAAGAGGGGAAGCCTGAGGCTCAAATAGGGTAaatggcttgcccaaggtcaaacagctagtaagtgacagacctgggatttgaacctgagAGTCTGATTCCAGAGCTCTCACTCTTCCAGTTGCCTGCAGTCGCTATAATTCATGCCGTCACCAAATACTTTCAGTTCTTTCTTGGACACATGGTAAGACTGATCTTCCCTATGCCCTTTGGCTAGCAAAATGTGAGCAGAAATGGGGAGCATCATTTCTGGTCTAACTTTTAAGAGCCAGGGATAACTGCCacattcccttttccttctctagGAGTTGTAGATCACAATAAGAGCCCTTCTCAGCCTTGGTCACTGAGAGAAGATGATTTAAAAAGATACCTGCTCCCCCACACCCTGGCTGACCTGCTAGGGGCTGTGATAAATAACCTTGTcattttttaagccactaagatttGGAGGTGGTTGGCTGCTGTGGCCCAGGATAGCCCATCTGGAGGAACCCAGTGCAATACTGTCTCCTGTTGATTATCTTTGGCCTCAGTCCCCAAACATGCCTTCTCTCTGAAATTCCCTCTAAGCATTGGCTCCACATTCAAATTGGAAAAGCAGCAAGGGGAgaagagaatctgtttccttaacAGGGAAGTGGGGATGTGTTTTGGGAGATGTGCTCATGCTTTGACCTGCTCAGGAATGAAATCTACAGCCAGCCCTTGGAAGACCCTAGACAGAAACTGCTCCAAGATTTTCTCCCATAGTCATTTATTGGCTCTCCTTAATTATTTTCCCCGCTATTAAAGTAGGAATGACTGGGCCTGCAGGAAGAGGGCCGGACTCCCACATCCTGGGAGCACTGCAGGCTGACTATGACCTTGCAGGCCTGGATTTGAACTTCCTCCTCAGGGTGGATGACCAGGGCGAGCAGCCGATCTGCCAGTCGTGACTCATCCCCAAAGAGAGCTTCATGCAAAGATTGTTCATTGTAATGCCACTTCACAGCACGGTAGTGGGGTGAATTCCGGCCCTCACTTAGCCGCTCAGCAAACACCAGTACCTCAAACAGCAGACTCCCGGGCTGTGTGGACTGAAACAGGTTCAGGAAGTTGGAGTGCACCTGTGATGGGAGTAGAGAGACCATGGCAAAGAAATCCAAGACAAGTTCTGAAGTTCTCCCTCTTCCATCTTCCCATTGTCTCAACTCCCTAGTACACTCAAGTCTCAGTTTCAACCATATAGgaattttttagttttcctttcattGTCATTCTCCAACATAATGGCCCTGCGGTCATAAAACTTGAGAGATAGGATCATAATATTGATTCTGGGAAACCTGTTGAGTCCAACATGACAGCTTAGCATGTggttgatttttataaatattttgtgtgCTCAAGAGGAATATATGCTTACTAATTATAGAATGCTCTAGGTGTGTCTAATGGCTCAAGCTTATTTGTATTATTCACGGCAAATATACCCTTACTGGTTTTAGGATTTTATCTCTTAACTGCTGAAAAAATCTCCCAAATCTTCCATTGTGATGGGGGATGTGTCAatttttccttataattattcaaacatgagaaagaaggaaatcctgccatttgtgacaacatgggtgaactCTGAGGACAtcatgctgagtgagataagccagacaaagaaaggcaaatattgCATGGTGTCACTTATTGGTGGAATCTATAAGTacataagtaagtaagtaagtaaataaataaataaatattcacactTGGAAACAGAGTAGGAAAGTGGTTACTAGGTGCTGGTTGTGtagaagaaagagggagacatTGGTACAAGCTATAGATTGAATAAggtctgggggcacctaggtagcccagtcagttgagcatccaaatctcgattttggttcaggtcatgatctcagcgtctgAGATTGAGTTCTGTGTTGGGAGccatgctggctgtggagcccgtttaagattctctctctccttctacccctccctctgtagtttgtgctctcaatctctttaaaatttttttcgaATAAAGTCTGAAGATCTAATGTAAAACATAGTGATaatagttaataacactgtattagataactgaaatttgctgagagtagaacttaaatgttctcacacacacacaaagatacatATGTGAAGTGATAGATGTGTTCATCAACTACATGATGAGAATCCTTTCacaatgtgtctgtgtgtatgtatatatataaaattgccACTATgtttaaatattacattttgtCTCTTCGCTGTATCTTActaaagcataaaaaaaaaggaaaatatttccttgtCAGTTCATATAAGTTTAGAGTTCCTTTATCCTTCTGAACCATCATTATGCAGTGACCCTGTCTATCCTAATAATggtttttgttataatttttctctAATATGAAAATACCtacatttacttttgttttgtcaCCTGGATTCCTGGCTCAGAGTTCAGAAAGCCCCTTAAAGAGAATCCCCCTCTCAACAAAATGAACTCTCATTCTATTGGGAGAATGGAAGAGGGGATGGTTTTCAGTATATCTAGCgcaaaggcaggaagagaaacgAGATGATCTTGTGAGGACTGAGTCTGCCTGGGGTATCCATGATTCTTCCTTCCCTAGGATGTGAGTTGGTATCCATTAACCTTTCTTCAGTTCTGTTCTCACCTGGCAGTTGAGAATATCATACAGAAGGTCATTCTTCTGTGCCAGGTAGCTCAGCAATCGTATGGCTTGCACctgaataaaagaaagagtaaagCATGAGAAGGCAGGTCAAAGTGGGCCCGAGTAGGGAAGGCACAAATCTCCGCTCCTCCCTCTAGGTGCTAGGCCAGGCAGGGCGGGTCAGGAGGGGCGGAGCCAGGGCCATGGTCCTTAGGCACCTGTGCCAGGATATAGTTGGACTGCAGGATCTCCATCAAGGCAGGCATCACCCGTCGCAGCTGTGGATGTACGTAGTCAGGCAGTGGGAGGCTGTTGAGGAGTCTGAGGCCTGCAACATGGAGCTCCGAATCCCAGATGGTAGAGATCAGTTCCAACACCTTGATGGTGTGttcctggtggggggggggtcgggTAGAGGGGATGAGGAGGGAAGGGTCTGCCTTTATGTGGTGATCCCCAACACTATCCCAACCTCTGCGTTCACTCTTCCCTACCCCTACCTATGATGCCCAAGCCCAAACCCAGTAGACCACTCTCTTTAACTTAAACTCTCAACATGACTTGACCTAGTTGGCCACACCTGCGTCCTGCTTCTCTTCCACGAACTCCTTTCCTGGTTCTTCTGGTCaacctctccttctctgtcttcctcactCTTTCAGTGATATTATCCAGACTCAGTGTTAAATACTGTTGATGCTGGTGCCTTTCAAATTTCTGTCTCTATCCCAAACCTTTCTGAGAAAACTCAGACATATTCTGGTGTCAATTCCACTTCTTATCAgaagccttttttctttctcccttccttccttcctttctctttcgctctctcttagattttatatttacataatctctatacccaacacggggctcaaagaCACAAATCCAAGATCGAGAGTTGCACGCTCCcccgactgagccagtcagactCCCCTTCCCAGAATGCCTGCTCGACCTCTCAGAGTTAACACATACCCAACCcccaaacctgcttctcccatcACCCTCCCTGCCTCtactcccttccccctactcagGTCAAAAGTCTGTAATCCTCTTTAACGACTTTCTCTTCACACTGCTTTTCTAGTCCTTCAGAAAATTCTGTCAGTCCTACCTTCAAAATCTGTCAACAGGTTTTGTCAAGATCCATTGAGGTCTATCAAGCTGCGTCTACCACCTGTTCCAAGCCACCATCAGTTCTCACCTGCATTTCTCCAATAGCCTCCTGTCTCCCGGCTTCCATCCTCCCCCATCTGTTTCCAGAACAGCAGGCATGTTAGACATGTCACTCTTCTGCTCATGTCCCTAGTTCATTCAAGGTAAGGGCTAAAGTCCTTCCAGTGGTTCACGAGGTCCAATATGCCCTGCCGCTCTCCCCTTACAATGTCTTTGACCTCATCTCCTATTCTCTTCTTTGCTCCCACGGTTGCTGTCACAATGGTCTCTTAGTCATTCTTTTGAGCATGCCAAGTACACACTTATCTTGTTTTTGCACAGGCTGTTTTCTCTACTTAGAATGCTCTCCCTTCCAGATAGTTAGAGCTCACTCTCTTACCTCCTTCAAGACTGTGCTTTAATGTCACCTTCCCAGTCAGGCCTTCCCCAACCACTACCCTTTTTAAGACTGCAACCACTCCCCACCCAGCCTTCCTTATCCTCCatctttatttcattcttctccaCAGCACTGTCACAGGCAacacactttttattttgaaactttttatttttgaataattatTAATTCTCAGGAACTTGCAAAAATAGCGTAGACACATCCTGTGGGCTCTTCCCCCAGATTCCCTCAATGGTTAACCTTATGTACTTACATACAGTATCAACACTGCATATATCAGTACTGGTGCAAGGTGTCTGTACCgtcttttgtcattttgtcacATATGGGGATTCATGTAACCACCACGGCTGTCAACAGATTGTTCCATCAGAGTTGTCCCCTCACCACAGAGATTCCCCTCATGGGACTCTGTTGTAGTCACATAACcctcccccgccacacacaccAAAACCAGCTCTACCCATTGGTAACCACTCATCCATTCTCCATCTCTGTAATTTCGTCCCTTCGAGAATGTTACATGTTGAGTCCTGCTTTGTGACCTCCTGAGATTGGTTTTTCACTCAGTAGAATGTCCTTAAGATCCAAGTTGTGGTATCAATATCATTCCCCTTTATTTCTGAGGAGTGGTCCGTGGTGTGCATTTGCACAGTTGAACCATTTATCTATTGAGGGACACTTTGTTTCCAGTTCTTGACTGGTACAAGAGGGGTGCCAACAAATAATTGCTTATGGGCTTTTGTGGGGAcgagttttcatttctctaggataaatGCCTCAGAGTGCAACTGCTGAGTTGTTTGGTGAAtgtattgttttttgttgtttttgctttttaagtggGCACcacgcccagcaaggagcccagcgcagggcctGAACTTATTATGACCCTACGGTCAAGATCAGAACTGAGATAGAAAGTCGGGTGCTCAATTGACCAAGGCACCCAGGCACACTGatggttcattttttaaagaaatggctattttctggaaaatgactattttccagagtgggtgctatatcattttacattcccaccagcaacatacaagagagtccatttctatcttcaccagcacttggtattgtcaCCAATTTTGAGTTTGGACCATTTCACAGGCGTAtaagtgctatctcattgtggtgataatctgcatttccctgacgcctactgatgttaaacatcttttcatgggcttatttgcAACTCGTAGATCTTCTTCAGTGCAGTATCTCCACGTTTTTTGCCCGTTTTCTAACTGGATTTTTTAACATTGAGTTTTGAGAGCTCTTTATATGATCTAGATAGGactcctttgtcagatat
This genomic interval from Neovison vison isolate M4711 chromosome 1, ASM_NN_V1, whole genome shotgun sequence contains the following:
- the ARMC12 gene encoding armadillo repeat-containing protein 12 — translated: MGMSIPQYLGQMDIRKGVVGLATGAGFIYLLYKAIKAGIKCQPPLCTASPICIARECAGPRERALPQEAPAPEASNVGGPKGLAVERERHGRDSGELRRLLNSLEYKQDEYAKSMILHSITRCVYLLEAEASSCTADDISLVGSMLDDEDNSVKIQALNTLKAFSGIRKFRLKIQEHTIKVLELISTIWDSELHVAGLRLLNSLPLPDYVHPQLRRVMPALMEILQSNYILAQVQAIRLLSYLAQKNDLLYDILNCQVHSNFLNLFQSTQPGSLLFEVLVFAERLSEGRNSPHYRAVKWHYNEQSLHEALFGDESRLADRLLALVIHPEEEVQIQACKVIVSLQCSQDVGVRPSSCRPSHSYFNSGENN